One Calliopsis andreniformis isolate RMS-2024a chromosome 9, iyCalAndr_principal, whole genome shotgun sequence genomic window carries:
- the Syb gene encoding vesicle-associated membrane protein synaptobrevin, whose product MEGSGNSRDAEVGGPRNPQQAASTKKLQQTQATVKEVVGIMKVNVEKVLERDQKLSELENRADALQQGATQFEQQAGKLKRKYWWKNLKMMIIIGIICVVILIIIIASVVGGSSDSN is encoded by the exons ATGGAAGGCAGCGGTAATTCCAGAGATGCGGAGGTCGGTGGTCCTCGCAACCCACAACAAGCAGCTTCCACAAAAAAGCTGCAGCAAACGCAAGCGACTGTTAAGGAGGTTGTGGGGATAATGAAAGTAAACGTAGAGAAAGTTTTGGAACGAGACCAAAAGTTGTCTGAGTTGGAGAACCGTGCAGATGCTTTGCAACAGGGAGCAACTCAGTTTGAACAGCAAGCAGGCAAATTGAAAAGGAAATATTGGTGGAAAAATCTCaaaatgatgatcatcattggGATTATCTGCGTGGTTATTCTCATCATCATTATTG CCTCAGTTGTGGGTGGCTCATCGGATTCTAATTGA